The segment GGTGAAGTCGTCATGAATATTTTCGGTTTGCTGGGCCATGAGCCAGGCACCCCACAGGTAACCGAGGAGCATTCCACTGTGTCCGGTCTTTGCGTGATGAAGATTTTTTTTAAGCACATTAAAACAGGCGTGCGCCGCACGCTTTGCATTTCCTTTCATTGCATCGGGACACCACCCAGCATGAAGAAGGCCTTCCGTTAAAAAACAAATCATAGCCTCGCTTGTCATATCGAGGGACGATGTAATTCCTTTCCGGTTACTATTTCCATACAATGAAAAGAATTTTTCGAGATTTATCCCGTTGGGAAGGAATGAATGCGATTTGGGATTAACACCGTTCAACACCTCCAGCAATGCCCGATGCGCGTCGATAAAAAGTTTGCCGAAAAAATTATGCGGCGTTGCAAGAATTTCCGGAAGCGTTTTTGTATCATCCGTTCCGGATAAAAATATTACTGATTTCAAAAACTGCGTCAGGCAAGAAAAGGAACTTTGATCCAGAATCGGCGATGATTGCATAAAACGCAGGGGCAGAAAAGAGAAATTCGTGACAGGCTGCGCTTGAAGTTCCCTGATGAAATACCGATAGGCCGACGAGTCCATGGCCGCTGCCTTGTCAACGGTAAACGATGGCCGCAGCGACTTTTTCGGCCGCGTCCCTGCCGGCAAGGTAGGCAATTATTTCAAGGGCAAACGGCACGGCGGTGCCCGCGCCCCTGCTGGTGATGATATTGCCGTCAACGACCACCGGCTTGTCAAGGAACGTCCCGCCCGCCAATTTGTCTTCACATCCAGGAAAACACGTGAACATTTTCCTTGCAAGAATTCCGGCCTTTCCGAATACGACCGGAGCCGCGCATATGGCGGCGCACAATATTCCTGCTTTGAAAGATTTCCGGATATAATCGATTATCGCCCCTGAATTTAATAAATTTTTATGGCCCGGCCCTCCAGGAAGTATCACCGCATCCGCTATAGCTGG is part of the Chitinivibrionales bacterium genome and harbors:
- a CDS encoding DJ-1 family glyoxalase III is translated as MMNKTASIIIADGFEEVEAITPIDLLRRAGIAVTIYGLASQEVRGSHNIFIKTDMLFPSNPAIADAVILPGGPGHKNLLNSGAIIDYIRKSFKAGILCAAICAAPVVFGKAGILARKMFTCFPGCEDKLAGGTFLDKPVVVDGNIITSRGAGTAVPFALEIIAYLAGRDAAEKVAAAIVYR